A region from the Rhinoderma darwinii isolate aRhiDar2 chromosome 2, aRhiDar2.hap1, whole genome shotgun sequence genome encodes:
- the HTR1F gene encoding 5-hydroxytryptamine receptor 1F, with product MFRKNMDILNTTEYNCTEQLTKGITSRILISLTLSILTLMTTAINSLVIAAIIVTRKLHHPANYLICSLAVTDFLVAVLVMPFSIMYIVKETWVMGQVVCDIWLSVDITCCTCSILHLSAIALDRYRAITNAVEYARKRTAQHAAIMIAVVWILSIFISMPPLFWRHQRQNRDDECIIKHDHIIFTIYSTFGAFYIPLALILILYYKIYRAAKSLYHKRNMSRCEKEQNGQVLLEACGKSSTLCIAEKSFSDHSTDFDRIHITIRNPRAENRHEKAMRKQKISSNRERKAATTLGLILGAFVICWLPFFVKEVIVNICDACYISDDMSNFLTWLGYLNSLINPLIYTIFNEDFKKAFQKLIRCRHYL from the coding sequence ATGTTTAGAAAGAATATGGATATTCTAAACACAACGGAATATAATTGCACAGAACAACTAACGAAAGGGATTACAAGCAGAATTCTTATTTCACTCACTCTGTCGATCTTGACATTGATGACAACTGCAATAAACTCTCTGGTAATTGCTGCAATCATTGTGACACGGAAGCTTCATCATCCTGCCAACTATTTGATATGCTCTCTGGCAGTGACGGATTTTCTGGTCGCTGTGTTGGTGATGCCTTTCAGTATTATGTATATTGTAAAGGAAACTTGGGTCATGGGTCAAGTGGTGTGTGACATATGGTTAAGCGTGGACATCACTTGTTGCACATGTTCAATACTGCATCTCTCAGCAATTGCATTGGATCGTTATAGAGCTATTACCAATGCTGTGGAGTATGCCAGAAAGCGAACAGCCCAACATGCTGCCATCATGATTGCCGTAGTGTGGATCCTTTCTATATTCATATCTATGCCACCATTGTTCTGGCGGCACCAAAGACAAAATCGTGACGATGAATGCATCATTAAACACGACCATATCATTTTTACTATTTATTCTACATTTGGAGCCTTTTATATCCCATTGGCATTAATACTTATCCTTTATTATAAAATTTATAGAGCTGCAAAATCCTTATATCACAAACGCAACATGAgtcgatgtgagaaagaacaaaatGGCCAAGTTCTTTTAGAAGCTTGTGGGAAAAGTTCTACCTTGTGTATAGCAGAGAAGTCTTTCTCAGACCACTCGACGGATTTCGACAGAATCCATATCACAATACGAAACCCAAGAGCAGAAAATAGGCATGAGAAAGCAATGAGGAAGCAAAAAATATCCAGCAATAGAGAACGTAAAGCTGCCACTACTTTAGGCTTAATCTTGGGTGCTTTTGTAATTTGTTGGCTTCCGTTCTTTGTTAAGGAAGTTATTGTGAATATTTGTGATGCATGTTATATCTCGGACGATATGTCCAATTTCCTCACGTGGCTTGGATACCTCAACTCCTTAATTAACCCTCTTATTTATACCATCTTCAATGAAGACTTTAAGAAAGCATTTCAGAAACTAATCCGCTGCAGACACTATCTATGA